A genomic region of Capnocytophaga canimorsus contains the following coding sequences:
- the tsaE gene encoding tRNA (adenosine(37)-N6)-threonylcarbamoyltransferase complex ATPase subunit type 1 TsaE: MQTITYTLENIEETAKRLLPLLSEKVVVFEGSMGMGKTTLIKALVATLGITDTVGSPTYGLVNEYANTQHTVYHFDFYRITSEEEAFDMGIEEYLYSGNWCFIEWAERIPSYLPQTYTKLIIEKTDALTRTIKILHISNL, translated from the coding sequence ATGCAAACTATCACATATACTTTAGAAAATATTGAGGAAACCGCTAAAAGATTACTCCCATTACTTTCCGAAAAAGTAGTTGTTTTTGAGGGAAGTATGGGAATGGGTAAAACCACGTTAATTAAAGCTTTGGTAGCTACCTTGGGTATTACGGATACTGTTGGAAGCCCTACTTATGGTTTAGTAAACGAATACGCCAACACACAACATACGGTTTATCATTTTGATTTTTACAGAATTACCAGTGAAGAAGAAGCTTTCGATATGGGAATAGAGGAGTATTTGTACTCTGGAAATTGGTGCTTTATCGAATGGGCAGAGCGCATCCCTTCCTATCTTCCTCAGACATATACAAAACTAATTATTGAGAAGACAGATGCTCTAACTCGGACCATAAAAATACTACATATCAGCAATCTATAA
- the uvrB gene encoding excinuclease ABC subunit UvrB, producing MQFSIQSDFQPTGDQPQAIKQLTQSIEKGEKYQVLLGVTGSGKTFTVANVVQNVQRPTLVLAHNKTLAAQLYSEFKAFFPNNAVEYFVSYYDYYQPEAYIPTTGTYIEKDLSINEEIEKLRLSATSSLLSGRRDVLVVASVSCLYGIGNPIEFQKNVITIKRGEVLPRTKFMHRLVQSLYARTTADFIHGNFRVKGDVVDVYPGYSDTPFRIHFFGDEIEEIEVFDPQTNKVLERYDSLNIYPANMFVTSPDVLQKAIWNIQQDLTKQVEYFKEIGKHLEAKRLEERTNFDLEMIRELGYCSGIENYSRYLDGREPGSRPFCLLDYFPDDFLMVIDESHVTIPQVHAMYGGDRSRKENLVEYGFRLPAALDNRPLKFEEFEALQNQVIYVSATPADYELQKTQGVYVEQIIRPTGLLDPEIEIRPSENQIDDLAEEIQLRVEKDERVLVTTLTKRMAEELTKYLTKIGVRCRYIHSDVDTLERVEIMQDLRRGLFDVLVGVNLLREGLDLPEVSLVAILDADKEGFLRSTRSLTQTVGRAARNVNGKAIMYADKITQSMQVTIDDTNYRREKQMNYNFRNGITPKPLNKKIENTLSKSPITEFHYDPSFKKEKEVQTELLSQKEVEKKIRETRKLMETAAKELDFVKAAQYRDEIKVWESKLEK from the coding sequence ATGCAATTCTCTATACAATCTGATTTTCAACCTACTGGCGACCAACCTCAAGCCATTAAGCAACTCACACAAAGCATCGAAAAAGGGGAAAAATATCAGGTTTTACTCGGTGTGACAGGCTCAGGGAAAACCTTTACTGTAGCTAATGTGGTGCAGAATGTACAACGCCCCACTCTTGTTTTGGCTCATAACAAAACCCTTGCTGCTCAATTATATAGCGAATTTAAAGCGTTTTTTCCGAACAATGCGGTGGAATATTTCGTATCGTATTACGATTATTACCAACCCGAAGCCTACATTCCCACTACGGGAACGTACATCGAAAAAGACCTATCCATCAATGAAGAAATCGAAAAATTACGGCTTAGTGCTACTTCTTCTTTGCTTTCAGGACGACGTGATGTGTTGGTTGTGGCTTCCGTTTCGTGTCTGTATGGAATCGGAAATCCTATTGAATTTCAGAAGAATGTAATCACCATAAAGCGAGGCGAAGTACTTCCACGAACTAAATTTATGCATCGTTTGGTGCAAAGTTTGTATGCCCGAACCACTGCCGATTTCATTCACGGAAATTTCCGAGTGAAAGGCGATGTAGTGGACGTTTACCCTGGCTATTCCGATACGCCTTTCCGCATTCATTTCTTTGGAGATGAAATCGAAGAAATTGAGGTTTTCGACCCGCAAACTAACAAAGTATTAGAACGTTACGATAGTTTGAATATCTATCCTGCCAATATGTTCGTAACCTCGCCCGACGTGTTACAAAAAGCCATTTGGAACATTCAGCAAGATTTGACCAAACAAGTGGAATATTTTAAAGAAATCGGCAAGCATTTGGAAGCCAAACGATTGGAAGAACGCACCAATTTCGATTTGGAGATGATTCGCGAGCTAGGATATTGTTCGGGCATTGAAAATTATTCTCGTTATTTGGACGGAAGAGAGCCCGGTTCACGTCCGTTTTGCTTATTGGATTATTTTCCTGATGATTTTCTGATGGTTATCGACGAAAGTCACGTAACCATTCCGCAAGTACACGCAATGTATGGGGGCGACCGTAGTCGAAAGGAAAATTTGGTAGAATACGGCTTTCGTTTACCCGCTGCTTTAGATAATCGTCCGCTGAAATTTGAGGAATTCGAAGCCCTTCAAAATCAGGTGATTTACGTAAGTGCAACACCTGCCGATTATGAACTTCAAAAAACGCAAGGGGTTTATGTTGAGCAAATTATTCGTCCGACAGGATTGCTCGACCCCGAAATCGAAATCCGTCCGAGTGAAAACCAAATTGACGATTTGGCAGAAGAAATTCAGCTCCGCGTAGAAAAGGACGAACGTGTTTTGGTAACCACTCTCACCAAACGAATGGCGGAAGAGCTTACTAAATATTTGACTAAAATTGGGGTGCGTTGCCGATACATTCACAGCGATGTGGATACCCTTGAACGAGTGGAAATTATGCAAGATTTACGCCGTGGATTGTTCGATGTTTTGGTGGGCGTAAACCTGCTTCGTGAAGGTTTGGATTTACCTGAAGTTTCGCTTGTTGCCATTTTAGATGCTGATAAAGAAGGCTTTTTGCGTTCTACACGTTCGCTGACCCAAACGGTGGGACGAGCTGCCCGAAACGTAAACGGAAAAGCCATTATGTATGCCGATAAAATTACTCAAAGTATGCAAGTAACCATTGATGACACCAACTATCGGCGTGAAAAACAAATGAATTACAATTTCCGTAATGGAATCACTCCCAAGCCATTAAATAAAAAAATCGAAAATACGCTTAGCAAAAGTCCAATTACTGAATTTCATTACGACCCCTCATTCAAAAAGGAAAAAGAGGTTCAAACAGAACTTCTTTCACAAAAGGAAGTTGAGAAAAAAATCCGAGAAACTCGCAAACTAATGGAAACTGCCGCCAAAGAACTAGACTTTGTCAAAGCTGCCCAATATCGTGACGAGATTAAAGTGTGGGAGAGTAAACTGGAAAAATGA
- a CDS encoding indole-3-glycerol phosphate synthase TrpC gives MTLLDRLLVHKFEEVALKKSLIPMSAFEQNPIFQTSNRYFTTFLNNNSHGIVGGFYRRSPWQTEINLHLNVFEVAQAYEKGGFAGISICTDTKYFGGSLDDMLLVKASCQLPLLCNDFIVDVYQIYESKAHAADAVMLMASILKLDQIQYLTQEAHRIGLEVFLQINDMQDIEKCLLCPFDVLVVSSRCFSTSEVDFKKYNYFYDKLSEVPLKIAEGGIFNTKQILDLKQIGYSGCVVDFPFLQSDAVFYSVNTFISNLSSN, from the coding sequence ATGACACTTTTAGACCGATTATTAGTCCATAAATTTGAAGAAGTAGCCTTGAAAAAAAGCCTAATACCGATGTCTGCTTTTGAGCAAAATCCTATATTCCAAACTTCAAATCGTTATTTTACAACATTTTTGAATAATAATTCTCACGGAATTGTTGGCGGATTTTATCGTAGGTCGCCTTGGCAAACGGAAATAAATCTGCATTTGAATGTTTTTGAGGTAGCTCAAGCCTATGAAAAAGGAGGATTTGCGGGAATTTCAATATGTACCGATACGAAGTATTTTGGAGGCTCACTTGATGATATGTTGTTGGTAAAAGCCTCTTGTCAACTTCCTTTACTTTGTAATGATTTTATAGTAGATGTATATCAAATTTATGAAAGTAAGGCTCACGCAGCTGATGCTGTAATGCTTATGGCTTCAATTTTAAAGTTGGATCAAATTCAGTATTTGACTCAAGAAGCTCATCGCATAGGCTTGGAAGTATTTTTACAGATAAATGATATGCAAGATATTGAAAAATGCTTGTTATGTCCGTTTGATGTTTTGGTGGTAAGTAGTCGTTGTTTTTCTACTTCAGAAGTTGATTTTAAAAAATATAATTATTTTTACGACAAACTCTCTGAGGTTCCTTTAAAAATTGCAGAAGGTGGAATTTTTAACACAAAACAAATACTTGATTTAAAGCAGATTGGATATTCGGGTTGTGTAGTGGATTTTCCTTTTTTACAATCGGATGCCGTTTTTTATAGTGTGAATACTTTTATTAGCAACCTTTCATCAAATTAA
- a CDS encoding anthranilate synthase component II, whose protein sequence is MKVLVIDNYDSFVFNLVHYLEALGVEVIVKRNDAFTFDEVNQFHKILLSPGPGIPDQAGKMKKLIEMYAPIKSIFGVCLGQQAIGEVFGGTLENLKQVYHGKATPITIVANDFIYNGVPNVFEVGRYHSWVVKNPLPPSLEATAVDENGYIMSLRHKIYDVRGVQYHPESVMTSFGKTILKNWLEN, encoded by the coding sequence ATGAAAGTTTTGGTTATTGATAATTACGATAGCTTTGTTTTTAATTTAGTTCATTATTTGGAAGCATTGGGAGTTGAGGTAATCGTTAAAAGGAACGATGCTTTTACTTTCGATGAGGTAAATCAGTTTCATAAGATATTGTTGTCGCCAGGTCCTGGGATTCCTGATCAGGCTGGAAAAATGAAAAAACTCATTGAAATGTATGCTCCTATCAAAAGTATTTTTGGGGTTTGTTTGGGGCAACAGGCTATAGGAGAAGTTTTTGGCGGAACTCTTGAAAATTTAAAGCAGGTGTATCACGGCAAGGCAACTCCCATAACTATTGTGGCGAATGATTTTATCTATAATGGTGTACCTAATGTTTTTGAGGTAGGACGTTACCACTCTTGGGTGGTGAAAAATCCGCTACCTCCTTCTTTAGAGGCAACTGCCGTAGATGAAAATGGATATATTATGTCGCTTAGGCATAAAATATATGACGTTCGTGGGGTACAATATCATCCTGAGTCGGTAATGACTTCTTTTGGTAAAACCATTCTTAAAAATTGGCTTGAAAATTAG